Part of the Pseudobdellovibrionaceae bacterium genome is shown below.
TGAGGCTCTATTTGCGGAAATTTTAGCTCGGCCTTTCCGGTTAGCGCGATAAGATTTTCAAGGGGTGGCATGGCCCCGGGGCCACTTATTTTTTCTATGATTTTTAGGAAGAGTTGACCACAGTATGAGGCGTCTTCTTCGGCCCGGTGAAATTGGCCCGACGGAATCTTTAGATGCTGCACCAGTGTGCCTAACTTATAGTTCGGCAGCCCAGGAAACACCTTTTTGCTGATACTGTAGGTATCAATGATGGTCCCTTTGGGGGCTTTGGCTTCATACTTTTCAATGTCCGCAGTGAGAAACTGGTAATCAAACACAGCGTTGTGGGCAATGATTATTGAATTGTCACAAAATTCAGCAAACGGCTCAAGCAGGGTTTCTATTGTGGGTTTTCCCACAACCATGTCGTCAGTGATTCCGTTAACGGCAGAAGCGTCTTCTGGAATATGCATCTTTGGGTCTACCAACGTAGAAAACACAGCATCCACGCCACCCACATCAAAGCGGATAGCACCAATTTCTACAATTCGGTCGACGCCAGCCAAGGTGCCCGTAGTTTCCAAGTCAAAAGCTACAAATGTCATAGATTTTTTTTTACCGGACATCTATGCTTGGTTCAAGGATGAGTTTTTTGCCAACGATGACCTTTTTGCCCTGTGATAAGAGGGTATCTATAAAGCCTGGCCAAACCGTGCTCGATGTTGCGCTGAGTAATGGTGTGGAATTGGATCACTCCTGTGGTGGCATGGGAAGTTGTACCACCTGCCGTGTGTTTGTTGAATCACCACTGGAAAATTTGAGCGAAAGAACCGATTTGGAAAGGGAAAGAGCCGAAGAGCGTGGATTTCTAGAAAACGAACGGCTCGCCTGTCAACTTGAAGCCATGGATGAAATGGTGGTGCGCATCGATTAAAGGGTCTGCAAAAGGAGAACAGGCAACAAGAAGCCAGCGGTCTATTCTACATAAAATGGATTTGTGAATATCCACGGCACCCAGAGATTGTTATCTGGAAAAGGAAACAGAGGTCGAACCCTTACCTCCACCCTATAAGTGCCCGGGCTTTCTAGGGCATGTTCCCAAGTCGGATTTTTACTCGAAGCAATTCGTTCACCATTTCTAAAAAGTACTATCTCAAATGGCACAACAGGTTTGTCGGGCAGGCGAACAACCAACGCCATCGTTTTTTGAAAGTTAACTATGCTGCCAATGGGATACACATTTTCATTCTTGGCCTTGATCACAGCATTAAAACCTTTGGGATTGGCCAAAATATCCATGCTCATATAGAGCTGACCTTTTTCGATGGCCTGAACAATCTTCGCTCGATCATTTGCGGCATTTCCAGTGAGCTCAGATTTCAACAAAATGTGATTTTGAGCCATCCGAAAAATTGTTTCGTATTGAGGAAACTTAAGGTCATTGCCTAAAGATTGAATCCTCTGTTCAGCATCAGAACCCAAATATCCAGACATGTGCCGAGTTTTTGTAAGTCGATCCCAAATGGGAATTTCATTAAGTCCCGACCGTGAGAACAGTCGGGCAACAGCTAAATCAGAATGAAATGGATAGATCAATAGCGACCATAACAGAGAGCCTCTGGCGTGTTTCCACGTGTCTTGCCACACGCTTTTAAGATTCACAATTTCCATACCATCAAGACCGGGCGGATACGGGCCGGACCAAGCAAAACCGTCGATAGTTGGATGAGCTAACACAAAAAATCCCCGTTGAGCGCTTCTACTTTTTTGGCTCAACATATCAGCAAATAGAGCTTGAGATTGCCCAGGTCCAAGCAGGTGGTCGCGAGTGGTGGCATTAAGATTAAGCAGTCGCGAGTCTAAGTAGCTGTACTCACCATCTATAAAGACAAACAGTTTGTTGTGATACCCTTCAGCAGAGGTGTCGCGTTCAAACGCGTTAAAATCGGTAAGAAACAAAAAATCCAAGTCGGCTTCTTGGGCTGATTTAATAATATCGTCAACGCTTCCCGTGCCAGTGCTGGCATCGGAGTGCACATTAATGACTCCGCGGTAATCATAAAATCCAGGAGGGTCTGCGACCTCAAGCGAAGGTGCTATTATTCTAAAATCAGACTGACTGATAAAAAGCCCATAGACAACATAAGCCACGATGGCAAAAAAGAATGTGAAAATGATTTTTCTTCTGATCATCGTTTAATTTACATCGGCGTCTTGCTGTAGCCAGGAAATACCACTTTCAGTTGTTGTCCGAGCTTTCCAGGTACGCCTCGATCTTTCCCGTTATGGATAAGGTTCACGGCACCGCCATCACTAAAATCGATGGCGATTTTTTTATTGCCCTTAATGGCATGAACTTCCTCTGGCTTCAACTTGATGCGCTCAAGCGGTCCTCCATCCACACGGAACAAAATATTCACGTGATCAAGGGCTTGGATAATGACCTCTTGGGGGTTGATGGGGAGCTTCGTAATTTCTTCGGCCATAGCGGATTGACGTTCAGCTGCTGGTAGCGAGTCTGTTTTTTGTTCTACAATTTTTTCTTGGTTATTCAGATCAGAAGCCGCTGGTTTCTCTTCTGGAGTTTTTTCTGCAACCGGGGGTGGTTCCGGTGGGGGTGCCGGACTCGTTTCGTTTGAGACTTCTTTGGGCACTGTGACGTCAGTTTCTTTTTCTATGGGCAGATCTTGTTTAACCGGTTCCTTGGGTGTTTCGGCTTCAAGAGTTTGCTCTGAAAATTCTGCGGGGGCAGTGTCTTCTGGAGGAGCATTTTCTGTAATAGGATTCACGGAGGTTGGGGCGACTTGCCTTTCATTTTCGTACTTTTCTATGGTGTTTTTTATTCCGGCAATAATGAATATGAGTAAAATTACAGCTGCTGCGGCCAGGGCATTAGAAGCTTTGAGGCGACCCTGCAAAAAGGGAAGGCGCTCTAGCCAGGAAGGTTGGGGCGGAGGGGTCTCTTCGATTTGATGAGACGTCAAATGGTCATCCACGATACCCATTTCTTGGTTGAATTCGCTCATGATTTTGTCGGCATCGAGCTTGAGGTAAGTGGCATAGGTTCGAACAAACCCACGCAAAAAAGTAAGAGGTGGCATATCATCGGTAGCCCCCTCTTCCATGCGTTCAATGACTCGGGCACTGATTTTCGTTGCCATGGACACTTCACTAATAGAGATGCCCTGCTTTTTTCGTGTGCTTTTTAGGACTTGGCCCGTTTGCTTCATACGTTTGAAACCTATTTCATAAGCTCGATGATTCCTCGGGCTTGTTTTGAATAAATACCATCGGGTTGAGATTTCAGCAGTTCATTAAGGCGTGTGAGAGCTTCTTCTCGATTCCCAGATTGATAATAGCTAAGAGCACCATAGTACCGTGGCTCATCAAAGCGTGGATCTTTACATAAACTGACGCTGCGATCAAATGCCTGGGCCGCGGCCATGTATTGTTTTTCTTCATAAAGAGTGCGCCCGTAATAATTATAGCTGATACAATTTTGATCATTAATAGAAATGGCCTGTCGGATGGCTTCTTTGGCTTTTTCGAAATCTTGATTTTTAAAGTAGGCCATACCTAAATTGGACCAAGACCGATCAGGGAAAGCGTAGGTGAGGTCATTCACGCAGGTTTTTAACTCTTGTATGGCTTGTGGGTAGTCGCCTTGTTCAATCAGAATTCGGGCTAAATTGTTTCTTGCTTCAGTGTAGGCCGGATCGAGTTGTAAGGCTCGACGGGCATGGCGTTCGGCATCAACGAGTTTGTTTCGTACATAATAAGCCAGCGCCAAATTGTTTTGCACAAGCTTGTTGTCGGGATCTTGTTCGTGGGCGTTGAGCAGTTCTTTTAGAGCCAGAGGGTAATTGCCGTTGGCGAGATGAGCCGTTCCGATTTTTAGGTGAAGGTGGGCTCGCTCTTGGCGCTCCAACACCTGCTGTGAACCGCAACCGACCAAGTAACTAAATATGACTGATATCGCTCCGATTCTTGTCAACATACTAAAAAAACTAACAAATTTTTAATTGATGCGCAAAATCACTGACTGATGCGTTGAGTTAGTTTCGCGAAGGTGACCTCAAAACTCAGCGGCCATCAATCCCTTACTTAGGGCTGTCTAAATATGTTTGAGCAACACGATAGACTCAATGTGGTCGGACTGAGGAAACATATCTATGGGCTGAAGACGAACCACATTGTATAGAGATTTCAACTTACCTAAATCCCTCATAAGGGTGGACGGATTGCAGCTAACATAAATGATGATGGGCGGCTGCAATCGAAGCAACTCGTCCATCACTTGATTCTCGCAGCCCTGTCGGGGTGGGTCGAGCACCATCAACGCAGGACGGGGGTCTAGTGAGCCCAGAAAATCAGCTACATCGGCACATTCTAGGGTGGCCCGAGCCCCCAAAGAAGGGTCCATCCACTTACGTCCCATACTACAGCTAGTGTCGCTGAGCTCTACCCCGGTTACAGATATGTTGGGAAACGCCTTTGCCAGTGGCCAGGTGATGTTTCCAGCTCCGGCGTACAAATCAAAAATTTGTGAAAACTGATCAGAAGATTCCTGGGCCCACATCACTACGGTCTCGATGAGCTTTTCGTTCTGAGCTGCATTCACCTGGGCAAACAACAAGGTGCCTGGGTCTTTTTGTGTTTTTCGAATGTGGATTTTATTATCAAGCCCTCGGGCCACTTCAAAGCGTGTCATTTTGTCTTGGTTTTGAGTTTGAGATCGCACCTCGGGAAGGGCCTCAATAAGTGACTCTTCAGAAATCAAACAATCTTCTATGGGGATAAAGCT
Proteins encoded:
- a CDS encoding 3'-5' exonuclease; translated protein: MTFVAFDLETTGTLAGVDRIVEIGAIRFDVGGVDAVFSTLVDPKMHIPEDASAVNGITDDMVVGKPTIETLLEPFAEFCDNSIIIAHNAVFDYQFLTADIEKYEAKAPKGTIIDTYSISKKVFPGLPNYKLGTLVQHLKIPSGQFHRAEEDASYCGQLFLKIIEKISGPGAMPPLENLIALTGKAELKFPQIEPQPKQLALL
- a CDS encoding (2Fe-2S)-binding protein codes for the protein MTFLPCDKRVSIKPGQTVLDVALSNGVELDHSCGGMGSCTTCRVFVESPLENLSERTDLERERAEERGFLENERLACQLEAMDEMVVRID
- a CDS encoding helix-turn-helix domain-containing protein, translating into MKQTGQVLKSTRKKQGISISEVSMATKISARVIERMEEGATDDMPPLTFLRGFVRTYATYLKLDADKIMSEFNQEMGIVDDHLTSHQIEETPPPQPSWLERLPFLQGRLKASNALAAAAVILLIFIIAGIKNTIEKYENERQVAPTSVNPITENAPPEDTAPAEFSEQTLEAETPKEPVKQDLPIEKETDVTVPKEVSNETSPAPPPEPPPVAEKTPEEKPAASDLNNQEKIVEQKTDSLPAAERQSAMAEEITKLPINPQEVIIQALDHVNILFRVDGGPLERIKLKPEEVHAIKGNKKIAIDFSDGGAVNLIHNGKDRGVPGKLGQQLKVVFPGYSKTPM
- a CDS encoding tetratricopeptide repeat protein, encoding MLTRIGAISVIFSYLVGCGSQQVLERQERAHLHLKIGTAHLANGNYPLALKELLNAHEQDPDNKLVQNNLALAYYVRNKLVDAERHARRALQLDPAYTEARNNLARILIEQGDYPQAIQELKTCVNDLTYAFPDRSWSNLGMAYFKNQDFEKAKEAIRQAISINDQNCISYNYYGRTLYEEKQYMAAAQAFDRSVSLCKDPRFDEPRYYGALSYYQSGNREEALTRLNELLKSQPDGIYSKQARGIIELMK
- a CDS encoding class I SAM-dependent RNA methyltransferase, producing the protein MNVGDELELRVEKLSYNGGRGVSKHRGFVVFVEGAAPEETVKARITTVKKTFAEAKVVEVISSSMHRRTPPCPVAHQCGGCPLQHVEYSEQLFQKQQIINDFVSRNLPDQTLTVLPILPSPNEFRYRNRIQLHSVNGLVGYYARGTNSFIPIEDCLISEESLIEALPEVRSQTQNQDKMTRFEVARGLDNKIHIRKTQKDPGTLLFAQVNAAQNEKLIETVVMWAQESSDQFSQIFDLYAGAGNITWPLAKAFPNISVTGVELSDTSCSMGRKWMDPSLGARATLECADVADFLGSLDPRPALMVLDPPRQGCENQVMDELLRLQPPIIIYVSCNPSTLMRDLGKLKSLYNVVRLQPIDMFPQSDHIESIVLLKHI